The nucleotide sequence CCCCGGCCACCCCAGCGGGCAGGGCAGCCACGGCGGCGCGAAAGGAGCCCGCCATTCCCCGCTCCGGCTCGGGGTTGACGGCAAAGGCAAAGGGCAGGTCGGCCAGGGCCGCCCGCACCCTCTCCCCTACCTCGCCCGGGGGGACGACCGCCAACAGGTGGGAGAGTCCACCCGCCGCCAAAGCCCGCGCCGCATGCCGCACGAGAGGTTCTCCCCACAGAGCCGCCAGCTGCTTGGGGTGGCCGAGGCGGGTGCTGCGCCCGGCGGCGAGCAGCACACCCGCCACCGCCGCCAAGGAAGGCGGTCCAGAAGGGTGGGGCATGGTTGCAGTCTACTTCTGCCGGGCACACCGCTCACGGGCTGGGGCAGAATGGGGGAAGTCAGACCACCCGGCTTCTTTCGGAGGTGCCCCATGAAACTCAGTTACAGCGGTCAGGAACAGGTCAAGGCTCCCCCGGCGGCGGTGTGGGCCTTTGTGCAGGACCCGGAGCGGGTGGCCCGCTGCCTGCCGGACGTGCAGGAGGTGGTGGTTCACGGTGAGAACCGCCTGGACGCGACCGTGCAGGTGGGCGTGGGGATGGTGCGGGGCAAGTTCAAGTTCAACATCGAGGTGCAGCCTGACCCGGCGGCGAACCGCGTGAACGTGAAGGTGCAGGGGGGCGGCCTCGGGAGCGTGGTGGACCTCACGGCAGGGGCAGACATCGTCGACAACGGGGACGGCACGACCACGCTGAACTGGACGGGAGACGCGACCATGCGGGGGCCGGTGGCAACCGTGGGCGGGCGGGTGCTGGACGCACAGGCCCAAAAGCTGATCCGGCAGACCTTCCAGAACCTGAGCACGCAGGTGGGGGCCAGCGCCGGAACGCTGGCGTGAGGCCGTGACCGAAGCACCGGCCCTCACCGACCTCCAGGCGGCCTTTCGCGAGCGGGGCTACGTGGCTGGGGACGCCCTCGCTACGGCCCTGCGGCTCGTGGTGGCCTTGGGGAAGCCCCTGCTTCTGGAAGGCCCGGCGGGCGTGGGCAAAACCGAGGCGGCCAAAACGCTGGCCACCGTGCTGAGCACTCGGCTGATCCGCCTTCAGTGCTACGAGGGGCTGGACGCGCCGGCCGCCCTCTACGAGTGGAACTACGCCCGGCAGCTCCTGCACCTGCGCGCGGCGGAGGTGAGCGGGCGGCCCGTGAGCGACGCCGACCTGTACGGCCCGGAATTCCTGATGCAGCGGCCGCTGCTGGAGGCGATTCGCCAGGCGGCGCCCCCCGTTCTCCTGATCGATGAGGTGGACCGCGCAGACGAGGCCTTTGAGGCGTTTTTGCTGGAGCTGCTGGCCGAGTGGCAGGTGACCGTCCCCGAGCTGGGCACACTGACGGCTGTCTCCCGTCCACACGTCATCCTGACGAGTAACCGCTCCCGCGAGCTGAGTGACGCGCTCCGCCGCCGCTGCCTGTACCAGTGGGTGGAGTACCCCTCCCAGGAACAGGAACTCGCTATCCTGCGCGCCCGCCTGCCGGGAATAGATGAGGCGCTCGCCCGGCAGGTCACGGACGCTGTGCACGCCCTGCGCGCGCTGCCGCTGGGCAAACCGCCGGGTGTCGCGGAGACCCTCGACTGGGCCGCCGCACTCCTCACCCTTCACCGTGACCACCTCGATGCCGAGGCCCTCACGCTCACGCTGGGAACAGTGCTCAAACTGCATGAGGACCAGCGGCTGGCCCGGCCCACGCTCGACCGTCTTGCGGCGCGGAACGCCGGTCCATGACCGGTTCCCTCCCCGCTCGCCTCAGCGCGCAGGTGAGCGCTTTCGCCGGGCGGCTGCGGGACGAGCACGGCTTCCTCATCGGGCCGGGCGAGGTGGCCGACGCCCTGCGGGCGGTGGCGGCCGTGAACGTGCTGCACGTGACCGAGGTGCGTGACGCGCTGCGGGCTGTCCTCACGAGCACGCCGGAGCAGGCACGGATGTTCGACGCGGCGTTCGACGCCTTTTTCCGCTCGCCAGTAGGGCGGCCGCCGGCCCTTGCTCCGCCACCCGCGCGACCCGCCGCAGGAACACCGCGCCCGCCTCCACGGGCAACGGGAAGGGAGACAGGTCAGCTCCTGACGCCTTCAGCGGACCCGGGCGAGGAAGACGGCCCGGCTCCGGAGCTGCCGAGCGGAAAGGCACTGGAGCCGCAGCCTGCTGGGAGCGAGGGGCCCGCTGCCCCTTCCCCGCCGCTCCGCGTGCGCCTGAGCCCCCAGGCCGGTGCCGGCACCCCGGTTCAGGCTGGAGCGGCGGACCTGCCCGAGCTGCTGCGGGCCGCCAGCGCCGTCGCCCGTGCTGCGGAGCTTGGCCGCGAACGCCGGCTCAGACGCCAGCCCCAGGGCCCGAAGCTCGATGCCCGCCGCACCCTGCGCGAGGCCGCCCGCACCGCCGGAGACGCCGCCGTGCCCCGCTGGCTGGGGCGGCCCCGCCACGCCCCGCGTTTTCTGCTCGTGCTGGACGGCAGCCGCAGTATGGGCCGCTCGGCAGCGCAGCTGCTGCGCTTTGCCTTTGCCCTCCAGCTGCGCGCCCGCCGGGTGGAGGTCTACGCCTTTAGCACAGGCCTGACTCGCCTCACGCCGCAGCTGCGTTGCCTTTCCCCCGCTCAGCCCCTCACCCTGCCCGACCTCGGCGAGGCGTGGGGAGGTGGCACTCGCATCGGCGAGAACCTGCTGCGCCTCGCCCGCGAGGAACGGGACCGCGTCCACCGAAATACGGTGGTCCTCATCCTGAGTGACGGCCTCGACACCGGCGACCCCGACGTGCTCGCCCGCGCCCTGCGTGACCTGCGAGCCCGCGCGGGCCGCCTGATCTGGCTCTCGCCGCTTGCCGCCACCCCGGGCTATCAGCCGGTGCAGCGGGCGGTGCAGGCGGCTCTTCCTCACCTGCATGCCTTTCTTCCCGCAGGGGACGTCGCTGACCTCTACGGCTTGGCCCGCCTGCTCCGGAGCACCTAGCCTCCCGCCAGCGCCGCCTCCAGCGCGTTCCAGGCGAGAAGCGCGCAGCGGCGCCGCGCGTGCAGGCGGCTTACACCAGCAAAGGCCACCAGGTCGCCTAACGCCGGATCGGGCGGAGCCTCGCCCATCACCATCGCACGGTACCGGGCCGCGAGGTCACGGACCTCCGCGAGGGACCGCCCGGCAAGCACCTGCGTCATCAGGCTGGCGCTCGCCTGGCTGATGACGCAGCCACGCCCGGTAAAGCGCAGCTCGGCCAGCCGTTCTTCCTCCACACGCACCCAGACGGTCACCTGATCACCGCAGCCGGGGTTGTCGCGCGCGGCGTGGCGAGCACCCGCGAGTTCTCCCCTGCCGCGCGGGTGCTCGCCGTGGTCACTGATGATCTGG is from Deinococcus sp. YIM 77859 and encodes:
- a CDS encoding carbon monoxide dehydrogenase subunit G encodes the protein MKLSYSGQEQVKAPPAAVWAFVQDPERVARCLPDVQEVVVHGENRLDATVQVGVGMVRGKFKFNIEVQPDPAANRVNVKVQGGGLGSVVDLTAGADIVDNGDGTTTLNWTGDATMRGPVATVGGRVLDAQAQKLIRQTFQNLSTQVGASAGTLA
- a CDS encoding MoxR family ATPase, which codes for MTEAPALTDLQAAFRERGYVAGDALATALRLVVALGKPLLLEGPAGVGKTEAAKTLATVLSTRLIRLQCYEGLDAPAALYEWNYARQLLHLRAAEVSGRPVSDADLYGPEFLMQRPLLEAIRQAAPPVLLIDEVDRADEAFEAFLLELLAEWQVTVPELGTLTAVSRPHVILTSNRSRELSDALRRRCLYQWVEYPSQEQELAILRARLPGIDEALARQVTDAVHALRALPLGKPPGVAETLDWAAALLTLHRDHLDAEALTLTLGTVLKLHEDQRLARPTLDRLAARNAGP
- a CDS encoding VWA domain-containing protein, whose product is MTGSLPARLSAQVSAFAGRLRDEHGFLIGPGEVADALRAVAAVNVLHVTEVRDALRAVLTSTPEQARMFDAAFDAFFRSPVGRPPALAPPPARPAAGTPRPPPRATGRETGQLLTPSADPGEEDGPAPELPSGKALEPQPAGSEGPAAPSPPLRVRLSPQAGAGTPVQAGAADLPELLRAASAVARAAELGRERRLRRQPQGPKLDARRTLREAARTAGDAAVPRWLGRPRHAPRFLLVLDGSRSMGRSAAQLLRFAFALQLRARRVEVYAFSTGLTRLTPQLRCLSPAQPLTLPDLGEAWGGGTRIGENLLRLAREERDRVHRNTVVLILSDGLDTGDPDVLARALRDLRARAGRLIWLSPLAATPGYQPVQRAVQAALPHLHAFLPAGDVADLYGLARLLRST
- the sufU gene encoding Fe-S cluster assembly sulfur transfer protein SufU, giving the protein MLPEALARQIISDHGEHPRGRGELAGARHAARDNPGCGDQVTVWVRVEEERLAELRFTGRGCVISQASASLMTQVLAGRSLAEVRDLAARYRAMVMGEAPPDPALGDLVAFAGVSRLHARRRCALLAWNALEAALAGG